A segment of the Asinibacterium sp. OR53 genome:
CGCCATGAAAACACTGGCCGGCGGACGAATCGGCATCGCTTCACAGGCATTGGGCATTGCCAGCGGCGCCTATGAATTAGCATTGGCTTATAGTAAACAACGAAAAGCTTTTGGTAAAGAGATCATGCATCACCAGGCCATCCAGTTCAAGCTGGCCGATATGGCCACACGCATAGAAGCCGCCAGGCTCCTGTGTTTGAAAGCCGCCTGGGAAAAAGACCAGCACCTCGATTACGGGTTAAGTTCCTCGATGGCCAAAGTGTATGCAAGTGAAACGGCTATGTGGACGGCCACCGAAGCGGTACAGATACACGGCGGATACGGATTTGTAAAAGAATACCATGTAGAGCGCCTCATGCGCGATGCCAAGATCACGCAGATATATGAAGGTACCAGCGAGGTACAACGCATTGTGATCAGCCGCAACATACTCAAATAATCAATCGTCATCCTGAGCGAGCGAAGCGAGTCGAAGGACCTGCTGAGCATTCGTGCAGCTCCCTCGGCTGCGCTCGGGATGACGAATGATTATGCCAGGATGACGTTCGAATAGTATTTGGTATTATTGCGTCATGTATCGATGGACATTGATAGTGTGCTGCTGCATGTTTTTGCAAGCAACTGCAGCAGGGCAGGACAGTCTCTTTGTACAAAAGCTGCTGCAACGCATAGAACAGTTGCAGGTAAAAGAGAACGGCATATTTCCGGGTGGATCTTTCCCTTCTTATCGTCTATATGCATGGAATAAAGACAGGTATAAGGCCGATGTGAATCCCTTTTTTACCGGGCTCATCGCCATGACACTGCGCGATATAAGGCCATGGTTGGATACAGCACAGCAAAGGATCGCCGGCCGCATCATTGATCGCACCATACCGGCTTATGCTAAATTCCGCAATCGCAGCGGAAGACCTACTTATAATTTCTGGCCCACTGATACGCCTGCCATTTTTCCTCATTCGGGATGGATCAATCACTTCAATAAAAGCCAGGCATTGCCCGATGACCTTGACGATACCGGGATCATTCTCCTGGCCATGGGCGCTGCAGATTCAACCGCAAGGCAGGTACATCAATTGATGCAGTCGTTCACCAATAACGATGCCGGTAAAGTCAGGAATACATTCAAAGCATACAGCAATATCGGCGCTTATTCTACCTGGTTTGGAAAGAAAATGCCGGTGGATTTTGACATCTGCGTATTGTCGAATGTATTGTATATGGTGCAATCTTATCACCTTGCATGGACAGCTGCCGATTCTGCCAGTCTCGATCTGATCGTTCGCATACTGAAAGACCGCCGGCACCTCGATGCAGCTTCGTATGTATCTCCACACTATCGCAAAAGTTCTATCATCCTATATCACTTGTCACGGTTGATGTCGGTAAAACCCATACCTGCATTGGAACAATACAAACCTCAGTTGATCGCTGATGCACAGAAAGAACTGGCAACCCATCAACAGTTCCATGAGCAATTATTGTTGAGCACGGCCCTGATGCGCTGGGGCGTGCGACCTCCTGAAATAACAGTGCCGCTCAATGGAAACTTAAACAGATTAACAGAAGATGAGTCTTTTTCTTTCTTCATCGCTAACATCGCTTCGATGTTTCCCGATCCATTGAAACGTTGGGCTGGCGCTTCGGGTATTACCCGGTTCTATTATTATTGTCCGGCTTATAATAACCTGTTGTTATTGGAAAACCTGGTATGGAGAAAACGGATGCACTTACATTTGCAGTAAACCATACCCTTTCATGCCGGTGGATATTGCCCAATACCAATCTGTTTTACGAACCCTATCATCCAGTCATACTACACTGGTAGCAGTGAGCAAGACCAAACCCGCAGCCGATATTCAAACGCTGTACGATTTGGGACAGCGTGATTTCGGTGAAAACTACGTACAGGAACTGACTGAGAAAGAAGCGATACTGCCTAAAGACATCCGCTGGCATTTTATTGGCCACCTGCAAAGCAATAAAGTAAAATACATAGCGCCCTTTGTGCACCTGGTACATGGCGTAGATAGTTTTAAGCTGCTCAAAGAGATCGATAAGCAAGCCGCCAAATGCAATAGAAAGATCAATTGTTTACTGCAAGTGCATATTGCACAGGAAGAAACCAAGTTCGGACTCGATGAACAGGAACTAAGCGAAGTAATAGCTGCATTGGATACCTTGCAACACGTACAGGTAAAAGGATTGATGGGCATGGCCAGCTTCAGCAACGACACTTCCAAATTGCGCGAAGAATTCCACACCCTCAAATCTTTGTTCGATCGGTATAAAAATACACAACAGCCCTGGTCTGTATTGAGCATGGGCATGAGCAGTGATTATACCATTGCCATCGAAGAAGGCAGTACCCTGGTAAGGATCGGCAGTCTGTTATTCGGCGCCCGTTGATGCAGTTATTTGGTTTTGGCGTAATCGAAAACCAATTGGCAGAATGCTTTTACACCTACATCAAAACCGCTTTCATCGATATAGAAATCGGCTGTATGATGTGAAGGCGCTGTTTTCGGATCCTTGCCTTTGGGCAATGCACCCAGATCGAAAAAGAAAGAAGGTACTTTCTCTCCGTAATAGGAAAAATCTTCAGAGCCGGTGATCCAGTTCATTTCTTTTGTCTTATCTGCACCGGCGGCAGTTACTAAAGAAGAAAGGGTTTTCTTCACCAATGCAGGATCGTTATAAGTAACCAGTGTTTTCGTTTCAATGGTTACTTCAGCAGTAGCGCCACAACTGGCGGCAATATGTTCTGCGGTGTTCTTGATGCGTTCATGCACTTCTTTCTGCATTTTGCTGTCGAGCGTGCGAATGGTGCCGATCATTTCGCATGTTTCGGGAATGATGTTGCTGCGCACGCCTGAATGAATAGCGCCTACGCTGACTACAACAGGTGCCTTTGTAATATCTGACTCGCGGCTCACAATATGCTGCAGGCCTTCGATGATCTGAGCAGCGGTGGTAATCGGATCAATGCCCATCCAGGGTGCAGAGCCATGCGCACCACGGCCTTTCACTTTGATGGTAAACCAATCGGAAGAAGCCATGAAAGCGCCGGATTTATACCATATTTCTCCTACGGGTATGCTGGCAGCAATGTGTAATCCGAATACCGCTTCTACCTTGGGATTGTCCAGCGCCCCTTCTTTGATCATCAGGGGTGCACCACCTTCTTCAGTACCGGGAGCGCCTTCTTCGGCAGGCTGGAACAGGAATACCACAGTGCCGGGTACCTGCTGCTGCATTTGTTTCAGAACGGTAGCAGTACCCATCAGCATAGCAATATGCGAATCATGGCCACATGCATGCATAACACCCACGGTTTGTCCGCCGTAAGAAGTGGTTATTTTGGAAGCAAAGGGAACAGGCGTACGTTCTGTTACCGGCAAGGCATCGATATCGGCGCGCAATGCTACCACCGGACCCGGGCGGCCACCTTTTAAAACAGCTACTACGCCGGTACGGGCAATAGGGGACTTCACTTCCAATCCCAACGATTTTAAATAACTGGCTATATAGGCGCCTGTATTGACTTCCCGGTTGGATAATTCGGGATGTTCATGAAAATAACGGCGCCATTCAACAACTTTAGGCGTCACATCTGTCACTAATTTAGAGTAGTTCGCGGGTATCTGTTGCGCAGAAACGGCAGATGCAAAAAACAGGAAAATAACCAAGGTCTTTTTTCTCATGCGGAACATTTTATGGGGTCTGATAATAAAGGATGAATGTAACACTAATATCATTAAAATTCATTTTGAATATCATTGGTTTTGTTTATATTAGTGAAGCTTTATTTGACATCTCTAAAACCAATCTTATGAAAAGAATGCTCCTCTGCACATTCCTTATTGCTCAATTAGGTCTTACCGGCGGTTATGCTGCCGCTG
Coding sequences within it:
- a CDS encoding YggS family pyridoxal phosphate-dependent enzyme produces the protein MPVDIAQYQSVLRTLSSSHTTLVAVSKTKPAADIQTLYDLGQRDFGENYVQELTEKEAILPKDIRWHFIGHLQSNKVKYIAPFVHLVHGVDSFKLLKEIDKQAAKCNRKINCLLQVHIAQEETKFGLDEQELSEVIAALDTLQHVQVKGLMGMASFSNDTSKLREEFHTLKSLFDRYKNTQQPWSVLSMGMSSDYTIAIEEGSTLVRIGSLLFGAR
- a CDS encoding amidohydrolase, which gives rise to MRKKTLVIFLFFASAVSAQQIPANYSKLVTDVTPKVVEWRRYFHEHPELSNREVNTGAYIASYLKSLGLEVKSPIARTGVVAVLKGGRPGPVVALRADIDALPVTERTPVPFASKITTSYGGQTVGVMHACGHDSHIAMLMGTATVLKQMQQQVPGTVVFLFQPAEEGAPGTEEGGAPLMIKEGALDNPKVEAVFGLHIAASIPVGEIWYKSGAFMASSDWFTIKVKGRGAHGSAPWMGIDPITTAAQIIEGLQHIVSRESDITKAPVVVSVGAIHSGVRSNIIPETCEMIGTIRTLDSKMQKEVHERIKNTAEHIAASCGATAEVTIETKTLVTYNDPALVKKTLSSLVTAAGADKTKEMNWITGSEDFSYYGEKVPSFFFDLGALPKGKDPKTAPSHHTADFYIDESGFDVGVKAFCQLVFDYAKTK